A region of Maridesulfovibrio sp. DNA encodes the following proteins:
- a CDS encoding NADH-quinone oxidoreductase subunit C, translating into MIENQIDVTLESLVGEVSKMKSGGQRMVTFSCTNLGDGKADIIYHFDKDEVLTNLRLTVDMDKPVPSISSVYFAALLIENEIQDQFDIKFEGLVLDFGRKLYLDDEITIIPMCNNTKAMKVNK; encoded by the coding sequence GTGATTGAAAATCAGATAGATGTAACTTTGGAAAGCCTGGTAGGCGAAGTATCCAAGATGAAGAGTGGCGGACAACGCATGGTCACCTTCTCCTGCACCAACCTCGGTGACGGAAAAGCGGATATCATCTACCATTTTGATAAAGATGAAGTACTCACAAACCTGCGCCTGACTGTGGACATGGATAAGCCCGTGCCCTCTATCAGCAGCGTGTACTTCGCAGCACTGCTCATCGAAAACGAAATACAGGACCAGTTCGACATCAAGTTTGAAGGTCTTGTACTCGATTTCGGACGCAAGCTGTACCTTGACGATGAAATAACCATCATCCCTATGTGTAACAACACAAAGGCGATGAAAGTAAATAAATAA
- a CDS encoding proton-conducting transporter membrane subunit, with protein MLPMMLVLAILLPLMAAVGCYFLRISAIRTLIVLCTGVVLAAVSLALLGQGSFTYSPGTIVGISWDSLVTLADFALLFVMLYYAFKLKNQLIKIFVILQIIPLAAFELFFVDHAVETPAIFADSLSLIMVAIISIIGSLICFFAIPYMKEHEEHLHLVKSRQPQFFFFLVLFLGAMNGLVLSNNILWLYFFFEVTTFCSFMLIGHDQTQIAVKNATRALMLNALGGVAFVFGMIWAYAETGSLDLQVIIQAGPMGGLMLAPLGLLCLAGFTKAAQVPFQSWLLGAMVAPTPVSALLHSSTMVKAGVYIVLRLAPAYAGSFLSQGVALCGAFTFLACAAIAISQSNGKKILAYSTISNLGLIICCAGLNTSWSITAAIILIIFHAASKALLFLCVGTIEHGIGSRDIEDMHGLYLKMPRTAIITIVGVLTMLLPPFGVLLGKWMAIESASGDMFVITMLALGSAVSLVFWARWAGILLTAPLRDKVPAESQSMLTRLTLTTLAGIAVVLSFFSPVIYTKLIEPMVGKSFEITAGVFTSPMGVFAVYPIFIVLAAAFIYSWIETKKSATDKTSQTYMCGANVPEVGVQSFIGPMNSTVELKAGNYYMKEFFGEEKLTLWVNFVALALIVLMLGGAL; from the coding sequence ATGTTGCCCATGATGTTAGTTCTGGCCATCTTGTTGCCCTTGATGGCTGCTGTCGGCTGCTATTTCCTGCGCATAAGCGCGATCAGAACCCTGATCGTTCTTTGCACAGGCGTAGTTCTCGCCGCGGTCTCCCTTGCTCTGCTCGGACAAGGGTCTTTTACCTATTCCCCAGGTACAATTGTCGGAATCAGCTGGGATTCCCTCGTAACCCTGGCGGATTTTGCCCTGCTTTTCGTAATGCTTTATTACGCGTTCAAACTCAAAAACCAGTTGATCAAGATTTTTGTAATCTTACAGATCATACCGCTGGCTGCGTTTGAACTGTTCTTCGTCGACCATGCAGTCGAGACTCCCGCAATTTTTGCGGACAGCCTCTCCCTGATCATGGTTGCCATCATCTCCATCATCGGATCGCTGATTTGTTTCTTCGCGATTCCGTACATGAAGGAGCATGAGGAACATCTGCACTTGGTGAAATCCCGCCAGCCACAGTTCTTCTTCTTCCTCGTTCTGTTCCTCGGAGCAATGAACGGGCTGGTCCTTTCCAACAACATTCTCTGGCTCTACTTCTTCTTCGAAGTGACCACATTCTGTTCTTTCATGCTCATCGGGCATGACCAGACACAGATTGCAGTCAAGAATGCCACCCGCGCCCTCATGCTTAACGCACTGGGCGGTGTAGCTTTCGTCTTCGGTATGATCTGGGCCTACGCTGAAACAGGCTCCCTTGACCTGCAGGTCATTATTCAAGCCGGTCCCATGGGCGGTCTCATGCTCGCACCTCTGGGTCTGCTCTGTCTCGCAGGCTTCACCAAAGCCGCTCAGGTTCCGTTCCAGAGCTGGCTGCTCGGTGCAATGGTTGCACCTACCCCGGTTTCCGCACTGCTTCACTCCTCTACCATGGTTAAGGCAGGTGTCTATATCGTGCTGCGGCTTGCCCCCGCGTACGCAGGCTCTTTCCTCAGTCAGGGAGTGGCTCTCTGTGGTGCGTTCACCTTTCTGGCCTGTGCTGCCATAGCCATCAGCCAGAGTAACGGTAAGAAAATTCTTGCCTACTCCACGATCAGTAACCTCGGCCTGATTATCTGCTGTGCCGGACTGAACACCAGTTGGTCCATCACTGCAGCAATCATCCTGATTATCTTCCATGCAGCCTCCAAGGCCCTGCTCTTCCTGTGCGTAGGCACAATCGAGCACGGCATCGGCAGCCGCGATATCGAAGACATGCACGGCCTGTACCTCAAAATGCCCCGCACTGCGATTATCACCATTGTAGGCGTTTTGACCATGCTGCTGCCCCCCTTCGGCGTTCTGCTCGGTAAATGGATGGCTATTGAATCCGCATCCGGCGACATGTTCGTAATCACCATGCTCGCTCTTGGCAGTGCGGTTTCACTGGTATTCTGGGCCCGCTGGGCAGGCATCCTGCTCACCGCTCCCCTGCGCGACAAAGTTCCCGCAGAATCACAGAGTATGCTGACAAGACTCACCCTGACTACTCTTGCCGGTATCGCAGTGGTGCTGTCTTTCTTCTCACCGGTTATCTACACCAAGCTCATTGAGCCTATGGTTGGCAAGTCTTTTGAAATTACTGCTGGCGTATTCACTTCACCCATGGGTGTTTTTGCTGTTTACCCCATCTTCATTGTCCTTGCCGCAGCGTTTATCTACTCATGGATTGAGACCAAGAAGTCTGCAACTGATAAGACTTCCCAGACATACATGTGTGGTGCCAATGTCCCCGAAGTCGGCGTTCAGTCCTTTATCGGACCCATGAACAGCACGGTAGAACTCAAGGCAGGCAACTACTACATGAAAGAGTTCTTCGGTGAAGAAAAACTCACCCTCTGGGTCAACTTTGTTGCTCTGGCTCTCATCGTTCTTATGCTGGGAGGGGCTCTCTAA
- a CDS encoding NADH-quinone oxidoreductase subunit B family protein, which yields MFKKFIGNSRAKSPWIMHFDCGSCNGCDIEVLACLTPLYDVERFGVVNVGNPKHADVLLVTGTVNPRNAKVLRNIYDQMPDPKGVIAIGACGLSGGIFRECYNVLGGVDKIIPVDVYVPGCPAKPEAIIDGVVTALAKFEGLKG from the coding sequence ATGTTCAAGAAATTCATTGGAAATTCACGCGCCAAGTCTCCGTGGATCATGCATTTTGACTGCGGAAGCTGCAACGGCTGCGATATCGAAGTTCTGGCATGCCTGACACCGCTGTACGACGTTGAACGTTTCGGTGTTGTCAACGTGGGTAACCCCAAGCACGCCGATGTCCTTCTGGTAACCGGAACTGTCAACCCAAGGAACGCAAAGGTCCTGCGCAACATCTATGATCAGATGCCTGATCCCAAAGGTGTTATCGCTATCGGTGCATGCGGCCTGTCCGGCGGCATTTTCCGCGAGTGCTACAATGTTCTCGGCGGGGTGGACAAGATAATCCCGGTTGATGTTTACGTCCCCGGCTGTCCGGCGAAACCCGAAGCCATCATCGACGGCGTGGTCACAGCCCTTGCCAAGTTTGAAGGCCTCAAAGGCTAA
- a CDS encoding complex I subunit 1 family protein — MKTLILIILGIVIAPILGGLIAGLDRRVTARLQSRFGPPILQPFYDVAKLFGKDKVISNFWQVFCSWIYLIAAALSVGLLFAGSDLLLIFFVQAIGAVFLVMGGLSTPSPYSQVGSQRELIQVLTYEPLLILVFASIFMVTGSFRIDEILAYEQPLLVQLPLMFIVLGYALTIKLRKSPFDFSTSHHGHQELVKGMLTEFSGPYLGIIEIGHWYETIFILGICALFWHTSLIGCVLLIASTYFAELIIDNTMARMTWRWMLKYVWSIGLAMSFVNLIWLYAG, encoded by the coding sequence ATGAAAACTTTAATCCTCATCATACTCGGCATCGTTATAGCTCCTATTCTGGGCGGCCTTATTGCCGGTCTTGACAGACGCGTTACCGCGCGTCTGCAGTCCCGGTTCGGTCCCCCGATCCTGCAGCCGTTCTACGATGTTGCAAAACTGTTCGGCAAAGACAAAGTGATCAGCAACTTCTGGCAGGTTTTCTGTTCATGGATTTACCTCATTGCAGCAGCCCTGTCCGTAGGTCTGCTCTTTGCCGGAAGCGACCTGCTCCTGATCTTCTTTGTTCAGGCTATCGGCGCTGTCTTCCTGGTTATGGGCGGACTTTCAACTCCGTCCCCTTACAGCCAGGTAGGTTCCCAGCGTGAACTGATTCAGGTCCTGACCTACGAACCTCTTCTCATCCTTGTTTTCGCATCCATCTTCATGGTTACCGGAAGCTTCAGGATTGATGAGATATTAGCCTACGAACAGCCTCTGCTCGTGCAGTTGCCGCTCATGTTCATAGTCCTCGGTTACGCCCTGACCATCAAGCTCAGAAAATCCCCCTTTGACTTCTCCACTTCCCACCACGGGCATCAGGAGCTGGTTAAAGGAATGCTTACCGAGTTCTCCGGTCCTTACCTCGGCATTATCGAAATCGGCCACTGGTATGAGACCATCTTCATCCTCGGTATCTGCGCCCTTTTCTGGCACACCAGCCTGATCGGTTGCGTACTCCTGATCGCCTCCACCTACTTTGCAGAGCTGATCATTGATAACACTATGGCGCGCATGACCTGGCGCTGGATGCTCAAGTACGTATGGAGCATCGGTCTGGCCATGTCTTTCGTCAACCTCATCTGGCTGTACGCAGGTTAA
- a CDS encoding nickel-dependent hydrogenase large subunit produces the protein MARTIIPFGPQHPVLPEPLHVKLVVEDEIVQEAIPALGYVHRGLEKLAEIRDYHQMIQVVERVCGICSNIHSMCYCQGIEEIMGIEIPERAEYLRTIWSELHRMHSHLLWLGLFADAFGFEALFMQFWRIRERIMDINEATTGSRVITSVNIVGGVRQDLTPEMCSWILSEVDTCEKEIKEIQNTILNDYTVCARTKGVGVMTKEQAYDLGAAGPTLRGSGIASDMRLLKYAAFDKIDFEPVVETDGDCWARSTVRFRETLQSADLVRQAIAGLPQGDIAAPCKGNPEGEVITRVEQPRGECLYYIKGSGKKFLDRVRIRTPTFANIPPLLAMLPKCELADVPVIILSIDPCISCTER, from the coding sequence ATGGCACGTACCATCATACCTTTCGGTCCGCAGCATCCGGTTCTCCCGGAGCCGCTGCATGTGAAGCTTGTCGTGGAAGACGAGATCGTACAGGAGGCCATTCCCGCGCTCGGATACGTTCACAGGGGTCTGGAAAAGCTCGCTGAAATCCGCGATTACCACCAGATGATCCAGGTTGTAGAGCGCGTCTGCGGTATCTGCTCCAACATCCACTCAATGTGCTACTGTCAGGGCATTGAGGAAATCATGGGCATCGAGATTCCTGAAAGAGCCGAATACCTCCGCACCATCTGGTCCGAACTTCACCGTATGCACAGCCACCTGCTCTGGCTGGGCCTCTTTGCTGATGCTTTCGGCTTTGAAGCCCTGTTTATGCAATTCTGGCGCATCCGTGAGCGGATCATGGACATCAACGAAGCAACTACCGGCAGCCGTGTTATCACCTCTGTCAACATAGTCGGCGGTGTCCGTCAGGACCTGACTCCCGAAATGTGCTCCTGGATTCTCTCAGAAGTTGATACCTGTGAAAAGGAAATCAAGGAAATCCAGAACACCATCCTCAACGACTACACAGTGTGTGCGCGTACCAAGGGCGTCGGCGTTATGACCAAAGAACAGGCCTACGACCTCGGCGCAGCAGGACCGACTCTGCGCGGCAGCGGCATTGCTTCCGACATGCGTCTTCTTAAATACGCAGCATTTGATAAAATCGACTTCGAACCTGTTGTTGAAACAGACGGTGACTGCTGGGCACGTTCCACAGTACGTTTCCGGGAAACACTGCAGTCCGCAGACCTCGTAAGACAGGCCATTGCAGGACTCCCTCAGGGCGATATTGCAGCTCCCTGCAAAGGCAACCCCGAAGGCGAAGTAATAACCCGCGTGGAACAGCCCCGCGGTGAATGCCTCTACTACATCAAAGGTAGCGGCAAGAAGTTCCTTGACAGGGTCCGCATCAGAACTCCCACGTTTGCGAACATTCCGCCGCTTCTGGCGATGCTTCCCAAGTGCGAACTGGCTGATGTTCCGGTTATCATTCTGTCAATCGACCCGTGCATCAGCTGCACGGAACGCTAG